A region from the Natronomonas salsuginis genome encodes:
- a CDS encoding acc operon protein, translating into MHLDIPDDADEAEAAAITAVFRTLAAEAEAAVSQGSTEPPRDRWGFTGRIEALQSRRVRAPIDAPRDDWAAAGRTDRF; encoded by the coding sequence ATGCACCTCGACATCCCCGACGACGCGGACGAAGCCGAGGCTGCCGCGATCACCGCCGTCTTCCGGACGCTCGCTGCGGAAGCCGAGGCGGCGGTGAGCCAGGGCTCGACTGAACCGCCGCGGGACCGGTGGGGGTTCACCGGCCGGATCGAGGCCCTCCAGAGCCGCCGGGTCCGCGCGCCGATCGACGCGCCGCGCGACGACTGGGCGGCCGCCGGGCGCACCGACCGATTCTAA
- the cofD gene encoding 2-phospho-L-lactate transferase, whose product MVTFLAGGTGTPKLLRGSKPVFAPEETPAVCNTGDDVELSGVLVCPDIDTVLFSEGGLLDHETWWGIDGDTTATHAEIRRLTDAAGLSGGPRYLPPEAQTSGRDIARYRRFSGVGEFMELGDRDRAIHVTRTGLLDEGNSLTEVTETLADALGLERPVLPMSDDPVATIVHTDEGPMHFQEFWVDRRADPDIERVEFRGAEDAEPTDAALAVLDAPVVIGPSNPVTSLGPMLAMDAFRSALESTPVVAVSPFVEDRVFSGPAGDLLAATGHDPSTTGVAAAYPFADAFVLDDDDGTELDRPVVRTDTELGDPEDGLRVCRAVREAFEAIDVGVT is encoded by the coding sequence ATGGTAACCTTCCTCGCCGGCGGTACGGGGACGCCGAAACTCCTCCGGGGATCGAAGCCGGTCTTCGCCCCCGAGGAGACCCCCGCCGTCTGTAACACGGGCGACGACGTCGAACTGAGCGGCGTCCTCGTCTGCCCCGATATCGACACCGTGTTGTTCTCCGAAGGCGGCCTCCTCGACCACGAGACGTGGTGGGGGATCGACGGCGACACCACGGCGACGCACGCGGAGATACGCCGGCTCACCGACGCGGCCGGACTGTCAGGGGGGCCGCGATATCTCCCTCCGGAGGCCCAGACGAGCGGACGCGACATCGCCCGCTACAGGCGGTTTTCGGGCGTGGGTGAGTTCATGGAACTGGGCGACCGCGATCGGGCAATTCACGTCACGCGCACCGGTCTGCTCGACGAGGGGAACTCCCTCACCGAGGTGACCGAGACGCTCGCGGACGCGCTGGGCCTCGAGCGCCCGGTCCTGCCGATGAGCGACGACCCCGTCGCCACGATCGTCCACACCGACGAGGGGCCGATGCACTTTCAGGAGTTCTGGGTGGATCGGCGGGCCGACCCCGATATCGAGCGCGTCGAGTTCCGAGGTGCCGAGGACGCCGAACCGACCGACGCCGCCCTGGCCGTCCTCGACGCGCCCGTCGTGATCGGTCCCTCGAACCCGGTGACGAGTCTCGGCCCGATGCTCGCCATGGACGCGTTTCGGTCGGCGCTCGAATCGACGCCCGTCGTCGCCGTCTCACCGTTCGTCGAAGATCGGGTCTTCTCCGGACCGGCTGGCGATCTGCTGGCCGCCACGGGCCACGATCCGTCGACGACCGGCGTCGCCGCGGCGTACCCCTTCGCCGACGCCTTCGTCCTCGACGACGACGACGGGACGGAGCTCGACCGGCCGGTCGTCCGAACCGACACCGAACTCGGCGACCCCGAGGACGGACTGCGCGTCTGTCGGGCCGTCCGCGAGGCCTTCGAGGCGATCGACGTGGGGGTCACCTGA
- a CDS encoding universal stress protein, with protein MFDTILVPTDGSEGMARVIDTASELADVHGSTVHFVYAVHTASFANLPMETSWESVGVMLREDGDAALEAAESRSTADRVETAMVDGPPSREILTYAEEIGCDLVVMGTHGRGGLNRLLLGSVAERVVRSATIPIMTVRVGEPIERPAKATDEQPVTADPSVTEALE; from the coding sequence ATGTTTGATACGATACTCGTCCCGACTGACGGATCGGAGGGGATGGCCCGGGTGATAGACACCGCCTCGGAGCTCGCCGACGTTCACGGTTCGACCGTCCACTTCGTGTACGCCGTCCATACAGCGTCGTTCGCGAACCTGCCGATGGAGACCTCGTGGGAGAGCGTCGGCGTGATGCTCCGCGAGGACGGGGACGCTGCGCTCGAAGCCGCCGAGAGTCGGTCGACGGCCGATCGGGTCGAGACGGCGATGGTCGACGGCCCACCGAGCCGTGAGATCCTGACGTACGCCGAGGAGATCGGCTGTGACCTCGTCGTCATGGGGACACACGGTCGAGGCGGACTCAACCGCCTGCTGCTTGGGAGCGTGGCCGAGCGAGTCGTCCGTTCGGCGACGATCCCGATCATGACCGTCCGGGTCGGCGAACCCATCGAACGGCCGGCGAAAGCCACCGACGAACAACCGGTCACGGCTGATCCATCGGTGACCGAAGCGCTCGAATAG
- a CDS encoding HD domain-containing protein: MVTIKDSVHDHITVEGVAAELLDTPPVQRLRRLKQLGTVGLVYPSANHTRFEHSLGVYHLADAALDGLGIEGAQAERLRAAAILHDVGHTPFSHNIESIIARLTGRMHDEVDDLLEEGEIARVLALHDIDPGAVADLIAGDGEFGQLVSGELDVDRMDYLVRDAHHTGVPYGTIDTGRLIRELRFVDGELVLGEGNVQTAESLLVARALMNPVVYNHHVARISKAMLRQATERLLETEEATAETLRRMDDAALRVALRSCPETAAFATRLDTRSLYKRAIWAELQDVPDELLDADHEARGEFERQIATRAGVEPDAVIIDVPDRPRMRESTSRVVVNGEVRTLGTQSTLVDALRRVQQEQWRLGVYAPEEATDAVGRAAEETLGLDLDALVVDVRKGINTTLDEF; this comes from the coding sequence ATGGTCACGATCAAGGACAGCGTTCACGACCACATCACCGTCGAGGGAGTCGCAGCGGAGCTTCTGGATACCCCTCCGGTCCAGCGGCTCAGACGGCTCAAACAGCTCGGGACCGTCGGGCTGGTGTATCCGAGCGCGAACCACACCCGGTTCGAGCACTCCCTCGGCGTCTATCACCTCGCGGACGCCGCGCTCGACGGATTGGGGATCGAGGGGGCGCAGGCGGAGCGGCTCCGGGCCGCGGCGATCCTCCACGATGTCGGCCATACGCCGTTCAGCCACAACATCGAGTCGATCATCGCGCGGCTGACGGGGCGGATGCACGACGAGGTCGACGACCTCCTCGAGGAGGGCGAGATCGCCCGCGTGCTCGCGCTGCACGACATCGATCCGGGGGCGGTCGCGGACCTCATCGCCGGCGATGGTGAGTTCGGCCAGCTCGTCTCGGGGGAGCTGGACGTCGATCGGATGGACTACCTCGTCCGCGACGCCCACCACACGGGCGTCCCGTACGGAACGATCGACACCGGGCGATTGATCCGCGAACTCCGGTTCGTCGACGGGGAGCTCGTGCTCGGCGAGGGGAACGTGCAGACGGCCGAGTCGCTGCTCGTCGCGCGGGCGCTGATGAACCCGGTCGTCTACAATCATCACGTCGCCCGGATCTCGAAGGCCATGCTCAGACAGGCGACGGAGCGGCTGCTAGAAACCGAGGAGGCGACCGCCGAGACGCTCCGCAGGATGGACGACGCGGCGTTGCGCGTCGCGCTCCGCTCGTGTCCGGAGACGGCGGCGTTTGCGACCCGTCTCGACACCCGCTCGCTGTACAAGCGGGCGATTTGGGCGGAGCTTCAGGACGTTCCGGACGAGCTCCTCGACGCCGATCACGAGGCGCGCGGCGAGTTCGAGCGGCAGATCGCGACGCGGGCCGGCGTTGAGCCCGACGCCGTCATCATCGACGTCCCCGATCGCCCCCGGATGCGCGAGTCGACGAGTCGGGTCGTCGTCAACGGCGAGGTCCGGACGCTGGGCACCCAATCGACGCTCGTGGACGCGCTCCGGCGGGTGCAACAGGAGCAGTGGCGACTCGGCGTGTACGCGCCCGAGGAGGCGACGGACGCGGTCGGACGGGCGGCCGAGGAGACGCTTGGACTGGATCTGGACGCCCTCGTCGTCGACGTTCGCAAGGGGATCAACACGACGCTCGACGAGTTTTGA
- a CDS encoding acetyl-CoA carboxylase biotin carboxylase subunit, whose product MFDKVLVANRGEIAVRVMRACADLGVDTVAVYSDADKHSGHVRYADEAYNVGPARAADSYLDHDAVIEAAEKAGADAIHPGYGFLAENAEFAAAVEATNGVTWVGPSSTSMEQAGEKTKARKVMDAADVPIVPGTTDPVTSADEVHAFGDEHGYPIAIKAEGGGGGRGMKIVHDPEEAEAQLDAAKREGEAYFDNDSVYLERYLENPRHIEVQILADEHGNVRHLGERDCSLQRRHQKVIEEGPSPALSDELREKIGEAARRGADAADYYNAGTFEFLVEEEDRADDELLGPDANFYFLEVNTRIQVEHCVTEELTGIDIVKWQLRVAAGEEIDFEQDDVELEGHAIEFRINAENAAEEFAPATGGTLETYDPPGGIGVRLDDALRQGDDLVTDYDSMIAKLIVHAGDRQECFARSERALAEYDIEGIPTIIPFHRLMLEDEAFAAGTHTTKYLDNELDPKRIDTAQEKWGGDIESSDSDEETVEREFTVEVNGKRFEVNLEESGAFAAMAGGGNPTSSPTAQRPSRGRGDSSDDGPEISADGEVVRAEMQGTILSVNVEEGDEVAAGDVICVLEAMKMENDVVTETGGTVTEIAVSEGDSVDQDDPLVVLE is encoded by the coding sequence ATGTTCGACAAGGTGCTCGTCGCAAATCGCGGCGAGATCGCGGTTCGCGTGATGCGTGCCTGTGCCGATCTCGGCGTAGACACCGTCGCGGTGTACAGCGACGCGGACAAACACAGCGGCCACGTTCGATACGCCGACGAGGCGTACAACGTCGGTCCCGCGCGTGCGGCCGACTCGTATCTTGATCACGACGCCGTCATCGAGGCCGCCGAGAAGGCGGGTGCGGACGCCATCCACCCGGGGTACGGCTTCCTCGCGGAGAACGCGGAGTTCGCCGCGGCCGTCGAGGCCACCAACGGCGTGACGTGGGTCGGCCCCTCCTCGACGTCGATGGAGCAGGCCGGCGAGAAGACGAAGGCCCGCAAGGTGATGGACGCCGCCGACGTGCCGATCGTCCCGGGGACGACAGACCCGGTCACGTCCGCCGACGAGGTCCACGCGTTCGGCGACGAACACGGCTACCCGATCGCGATCAAGGCCGAGGGCGGTGGCGGCGGCCGCGGGATGAAGATCGTCCACGACCCCGAAGAGGCCGAAGCCCAACTCGACGCCGCGAAGCGCGAGGGGGAGGCGTACTTCGACAACGACTCCGTGTACCTCGAACGCTACCTCGAGAACCCGCGTCACATCGAGGTCCAGATCCTCGCCGACGAACACGGCAACGTCCGCCACTTGGGCGAGCGCGACTGCTCGCTCCAGCGCCGCCACCAGAAGGTCATCGAGGAGGGCCCATCGCCCGCGCTCTCGGACGAACTCCGCGAGAAGATCGGCGAGGCGGCCCGCCGCGGCGCGGACGCGGCCGACTACTACAACGCCGGGACGTTCGAGTTCCTCGTCGAAGAGGAGGATCGGGCGGACGACGAACTGCTCGGTCCCGACGCGAACTTCTACTTCCTCGAAGTCAACACCCGGATTCAGGTCGAACACTGCGTCACCGAGGAGCTGACCGGCATCGACATCGTCAAGTGGCAGCTGCGGGTCGCCGCGGGCGAGGAGATCGACTTCGAGCAGGACGACGTCGAACTCGAGGGCCACGCGATCGAGTTCCGGATCAACGCCGAGAACGCCGCCGAGGAGTTCGCGCCGGCGACGGGCGGCACGCTCGAAACCTACGACCCGCCGGGCGGGATCGGCGTTCGCCTCGACGACGCGCTCCGACAGGGGGACGATCTCGTGACGGATTACGACTCGATGATCGCGAAGCTCATCGTCCACGCCGGCGACCGTCAGGAGTGTTTCGCCCGCTCGGAGCGGGCGCTGGCCGAGTACGACATCGAGGGGATTCCGACGATCATCCCGTTCCACCGGCTGATGCTTGAGGACGAGGCGTTCGCGGCCGGGACGCACACGACGAAGTATCTCGACAACGAACTCGACCCCAAGCGGATCGACACCGCCCAAGAGAAGTGGGGCGGCGACATCGAATCGAGCGATTCGGACGAGGAGACGGTCGAGCGGGAGTTCACCGTCGAGGTCAACGGCAAGCGCTTCGAGGTCAACCTCGAGGAGAGCGGCGCGTTCGCTGCGATGGCCGGCGGCGGCAACCCGACGTCGAGCCCCACGGCGCAGCGGCCCTCGCGCGGTCGAGGCGACAGCAGCGACGACGGTCCCGAGATCTCGGCGGACGGTGAGGTCGTCCGCGCGGAGATGCAGGGGACGATCCTCTCGGTGAACGTCGAGGAAGGCGACGAGGTGGCCGCCGGCGACGTGATCTGCGTTCTCGAGGCGATGAAGATGGAGAACGACGTTGTCACCGAGACGGGCGGCACGGTCACCGAAATCGCCGTTTCGGAGGGCGACTCGGTCGATCAGGACGATCCGCTCGTCGTCCTCGAGTAG
- a CDS encoding triphosphoribosyl-dephospho-CoA synthase, producing MRDPAENAQLALLLEVTGTPKPGNVDRRRDHENLRFEQFMAGAVGAFEGLRAAADGEPIGRAFERAVEGMADQSGGNTQFGALLLTVPLVRAAATHRLTPEGVAETVRRTTVDDACGFYRAFEHVDVAVDDPPEDLAALDVRRGTAAVETLRRREMTLYDVMERSADHDGVAAEWLSGFERSFEAATWLLENSGPIDRRVSRTFLRLLADEEDTFVVTRNGADAAAEATERARAVLDGAEDADALAGEFVDRDINPGTTADIVAGALFVALERGLVV from the coding sequence ATGCGTGACCCGGCCGAGAACGCACAGCTCGCGCTGTTGCTCGAAGTGACGGGGACGCCCAAGCCTGGAAACGTCGACCGACGCCGCGACCACGAGAACCTCCGCTTCGAGCAGTTCATGGCCGGTGCGGTCGGGGCGTTCGAGGGGCTGCGCGCGGCGGCCGACGGCGAGCCGATCGGTCGTGCCTTCGAACGGGCAGTCGAGGGGATGGCCGACCAGTCCGGCGGGAACACCCAGTTCGGCGCGCTCTTGCTCACCGTGCCGCTGGTCCGGGCGGCCGCGACGCACCGTCTCACGCCCGAAGGCGTCGCGGAAACGGTGAGGCGGACGACCGTCGACGACGCCTGCGGGTTCTACCGGGCGTTCGAGCACGTCGATGTGGCCGTCGACGATCCGCCAGAGGACCTGGCGGCGTTGGACGTTCGACGCGGCACGGCGGCCGTCGAGACGCTCCGCAGGCGGGAGATGACGCTGTACGACGTGATGGAACGGTCCGCCGATCACGACGGCGTCGCCGCCGAGTGGCTCTCGGGATTCGAGCGGAGTTTCGAGGCCGCAACCTGGCTGCTCGAAAACAGCGGCCCCATCGACCGGCGCGTCTCGCGGACGTTCCTCCGACTGCTCGCCGACGAGGAGGACACGTTCGTCGTCACGCGAAACGGGGCGGACGCCGCGGCGGAAGCGACCGAGCGCGCACGCGCAGTTCTCGACGGCGCGGAGGACGCCGACGCGCTCGCCGGTGAGTTCGTCGACCGCGACATCAACCCGGGGACGACGGCCGACATCGTCGCCGGGGCGCTGTTCGTCGCCCTCGAACGCGGGTTGGTGGTGTGA
- a CDS encoding amidohydrolase family protein, producing MELSGTILAGPEYEPVEGRVVVKDGEITAIEEAETASSAIICPAFVNAHTHIGDSIAKEAGRGLSLDELVAPPDGLKHRLLAEASREELAEAMRRSLEYMIAGGTGAFIEFREGGVAGVEALSAAVETLDIDPIVMGRDEIDVLDVADGYGASGARDGEFSAERTAARAQNKLFGIHAGERDPYDINSALDLDPDFLVHMVYAERLHLERIEDSEIPVVVCPRSNLVTDVGVPPVAELVERTTVGLGTDNVMLNSPSMFREMEFVSKLCDVSAPEVLRMATAAGAEIAGLNYGVIEPGRDARLQVLDGDSDNLCGARDPVRAVVRRAGVDDVTNVILG from the coding sequence ATGGAGCTTTCGGGAACGATACTCGCCGGCCCCGAGTACGAGCCGGTCGAGGGCCGGGTCGTCGTCAAGGACGGCGAGATCACGGCGATCGAGGAGGCGGAAACCGCGTCGTCGGCCATCATCTGTCCGGCGTTCGTCAACGCGCACACGCACATCGGCGACTCAATCGCCAAGGAGGCCGGCCGCGGCCTCTCGCTCGACGAACTCGTCGCACCGCCGGACGGGCTGAAACACCGGCTGCTTGCCGAGGCCTCGCGTGAGGAACTGGCCGAAGCGATGCGGCGCTCGCTGGAGTACATGATCGCCGGCGGAACCGGCGCGTTCATCGAGTTCCGAGAGGGCGGTGTGGCGGGCGTCGAGGCGCTCTCTGCAGCGGTCGAGACGCTCGACATCGATCCGATCGTGATGGGTCGAGACGAGATTGACGTCCTCGACGTCGCCGACGGCTACGGCGCCAGCGGCGCGCGCGACGGCGAGTTCTCGGCCGAGCGGACCGCGGCGAGAGCGCAGAACAAGCTGTTCGGCATCCACGCCGGCGAGCGCGACCCCTACGACATCAACTCGGCGCTCGACCTCGATCCCGACTTCCTCGTCCACATGGTCTACGCGGAACGGCTGCACCTCGAGCGAATCGAGGACAGCGAAATTCCGGTCGTCGTCTGCCCCCGCTCGAACCTCGTCACGGACGTGGGGGTCCCGCCGGTCGCGGAGCTCGTCGAACGGACGACCGTCGGACTCGGGACGGACAACGTGATGTTGAACAGCCCGTCGATGTTCCGCGAGATGGAGTTCGTCTCGAAGCTGTGCGACGTCTCCGCCCCCGAGGTGTTGCGGATGGCGACCGCTGCCGGCGCGGAGATCGCGGGACTGAACTACGGCGTCATCGAACCCGGACGGGACGCCCGACTCCAGGTCCTCGACGGGGATTCGGACAACCTCTGTGGCGCGCGTGATCCCGTCCGAGCCGTGGTCAGACGCGCCGGCGTCGACGACGTTACGAACGTTATATTGGGCTAA
- a CDS encoding tRNA-dihydrouridine synthase — MFEPRVAVASLSGESDAEWALTAEPYVGCAFLGGLALDAPTRAAARALADRERTEFLPDSPIRFLDRQLSSLADVDLTPAFNVRSVDPAATAEAAAVCADHGAILEVNAHCRQPEMCDADAGETLLRDEERLREQVAAASDAGATVSAKVRAEVPGVDLPRLSRALVDSGADALHIDAMDSEPIVTEVVSAAPEAFVIANNGVRDRRSAHEYLEYGADAVSVGRPSDDPAVLKRVQAAVDGWFDAEATEPADPGVTPDA, encoded by the coding sequence ATGTTCGAACCGCGCGTCGCAGTCGCCTCACTATCAGGCGAATCCGACGCCGAGTGGGCGCTGACCGCCGAACCGTATGTCGGCTGTGCCTTTCTCGGCGGGCTGGCACTCGATGCCCCCACGCGCGCTGCCGCCCGAGCGCTCGCCGATCGCGAACGCACCGAGTTCCTCCCCGACTCGCCGATCCGCTTTCTCGATCGGCAGCTCTCGTCGCTGGCCGACGTCGACCTCACGCCGGCGTTCAACGTCCGGAGCGTCGATCCCGCGGCGACCGCCGAGGCCGCGGCCGTCTGTGCCGATCACGGCGCGATTCTCGAGGTGAACGCCCACTGCCGGCAGCCGGAGATGTGCGACGCGGACGCGGGCGAAACGTTGCTCAGGGACGAGGAGCGCCTCCGCGAACAGGTCGCCGCGGCGTCGGACGCTGGCGCGACGGTCAGCGCCAAGGTCCGCGCCGAGGTCCCTGGCGTCGACTTGCCCCGCCTGTCCCGAGCGCTCGTCGACTCGGGCGCGGACGCCCTGCATATCGACGCCATGGACAGCGAACCGATCGTCACCGAGGTGGTCTCGGCCGCCCCGGAGGCGTTCGTGATCGCCAACAACGGCGTCCGGGATCGGCGGAGCGCCCACGAGTATCTCGAATACGGTGCAGATGCCGTCTCCGTAGGTCGCCCCTCGGACGATCCGGCAGTCCTGAAGCGCGTCCAAGCCGCCGTCGACGGCTGGTTCGATGCGGAGGCGACCGAGCCAGCCGACCCCGGAGTGACGCCCGATGCGTGA
- a CDS encoding biotin--[acetyl-CoA-carboxylase] ligase produces the protein MQATRRRILESLSEAPVSGPTLADELDVSRAAVWKHIEALRERGFEIDSREDGYVLLGTPEFGGASVEYGLDAPFDIEYHDSIGSTNDRARELAAAGESNVAVLADEQIGARGRLDREFSSPSGGIWISFVCRPDLPPAQAPIYTLAAAVATTEVLHDVGVDAGIKWPNDVLVDGEKLVGILTEMEGEADRVSWIVVGIGINANVDADAVPDTATTIRELIGDVDRAALTRALIERFEELRNAPESVLSAWRDTATTLGQRVRVETPGGDVVGEALDIEFPGTLVVATDDGEERVSAGDCEHLRPT, from the coding sequence ATGCAGGCCACTCGACGACGAATCCTGGAGTCGCTTTCCGAGGCCCCGGTTTCGGGTCCGACGCTCGCCGACGAACTCGACGTTTCGCGCGCCGCAGTCTGGAAGCACATCGAAGCGCTTCGAGAACGGGGATTCGAGATCGACAGCCGCGAGGACGGATACGTCCTGTTGGGAACGCCGGAGTTCGGCGGTGCCAGCGTCGAATACGGCCTCGACGCGCCGTTCGATATCGAGTACCACGATTCGATCGGGAGCACGAACGACCGAGCCAGGGAGTTGGCCGCAGCGGGCGAGTCGAACGTCGCTGTGCTCGCGGACGAGCAGATCGGCGCTCGGGGGCGGCTCGATCGCGAGTTCTCGTCACCGTCCGGGGGGATCTGGATCAGTTTCGTGTGTCGGCCGGATCTCCCGCCGGCACAGGCGCCGATCTACACGCTCGCCGCGGCCGTTGCGACGACCGAAGTCCTCCACGACGTCGGCGTCGACGCGGGCATCAAGTGGCCCAACGACGTCCTCGTCGACGGCGAAAAGCTCGTCGGGATCCTCACCGAGATGGAGGGTGAGGCCGATCGGGTCTCGTGGATCGTCGTCGGGATCGGGATCAACGCGAACGTCGATGCCGACGCCGTGCCGGACACGGCAACGACGATCCGCGAATTGATCGGCGACGTCGACCGGGCGGCACTGACGCGCGCGTTGATCGAGCGGTTCGAGGAGCTACGGAACGCGCCGGAATCCGTGTTGTCGGCCTGGCGCGACACGGCGACCACGCTCGGTCAGCGCGTTCGCGTCGAGACTCCCGGCGGGGATGTCGTCGGGGAGGCGCTCGATATCGAGTTCCCGGGCACGCTCGTCGTGGCGACAGACGACGGGGAGGAACGCGTCTCCGCGGGCGATTGCGAACACCTCCGCCCGACCTGA
- a CDS encoding DUF447 domain-containing protein, giving the protein MTRAEWPVELRGVTESIVTTLGPNGRWNVAALGLFAGDPVTARTWGRTRTRRNFEERGDGYVQFSSDPVDFVDAACSIREEDEPILASVDAWTNVEVEAIDRGTEGKTKWVEWALTPTDAVIERRTVPTTNRGYYAVVEATVAASRLDVPDYDPAELHDRIGYFERVVERCGGPREREAFRRLRSHVDLTD; this is encoded by the coding sequence GTGACGCGCGCCGAGTGGCCGGTCGAACTCCGCGGTGTCACGGAGTCCATCGTGACCACGCTCGGCCCGAACGGCCGCTGGAACGTCGCCGCGCTCGGTCTGTTCGCCGGTGACCCCGTGACGGCTCGGACGTGGGGGCGAACTCGGACTAGGCGGAACTTCGAGGAACGCGGCGACGGGTACGTCCAGTTTTCGAGCGATCCCGTAGACTTCGTCGACGCAGCCTGCTCGATTCGCGAGGAGGACGAGCCGATCTTGGCGAGCGTCGACGCCTGGACGAACGTCGAGGTCGAGGCGATCGATCGAGGGACGGAGGGCAAAACCAAGTGGGTCGAGTGGGCGCTCACGCCGACCGATGCGGTGATCGAACGCCGGACCGTCCCGACGACGAACCGTGGGTACTACGCCGTCGTCGAGGCGACCGTCGCCGCCTCGCGGCTGGACGTGCCCGATTACGATCCGGCGGAACTTCACGACCGGATCGGGTACTTCGAGCGCGTCGTCGAGCGCTGTGGCGGCCCCCGCGAGCGCGAGGCGTTCCGAAGGTTGCGTTCGCACGTCGATCTCACGGACTGA
- a CDS encoding acyl-CoA carboxylase subunit beta, translating into MTMDESIDEVRDKKREAELGGGEERIEKQHEKGKLTARERIDYFLDDGTFEEFDQLKTHRSTNFDMDAEKPYGDGVVTGYGEVDGRTVFVFAHDFTVFGGSLGEAFAEKVCKVMDRAVETGAPIIGLNDSAGARIQEGIDSLAGYADIFHRNQKASGVVPQISAIMGPCAGGAVYSPAITDFIYMVQETSHMFITGPDVIETVTGEEVGFEELGGAGTHTADSGVAHFSAADEKEALDDIRYLLSYLPSNNVEDPPRVEPWDDPDRRDDELEEIVPDQPRKPYDIVDVIDRIVDEDSFFEVAEAYARNLVTGFGRLDGRSVGIVANQPRVNAGTLDIDASLKGGRFVRFCDAFNIPIVTFVDVPGFMPGTDQEHNGIIKHGAKLLYAYSEATVPLLTVITRKAYGGAYDVMASKHLEADVNYAWPTAEIAVMGPKGAVNVLYRDELADADDVEARREQLIDEYRDTFANPYTAAERGFVDDVLEPKDTRPRLIHDLEMLESKRKDQPDKKHGNIPL; encoded by the coding sequence ATGACTATGGACGAAAGCATCGACGAGGTACGCGACAAAAAGCGCGAAGCCGAACTCGGCGGCGGCGAAGAGCGCATCGAAAAGCAACACGAGAAGGGGAAGCTGACCGCCCGAGAGCGGATCGACTACTTCCTCGACGACGGCACCTTCGAGGAGTTCGACCAACTGAAGACGCATCGCAGCACCAACTTCGACATGGACGCCGAGAAGCCCTACGGCGACGGCGTCGTCACCGGGTACGGCGAGGTCGACGGTCGAACCGTTTTCGTGTTCGCACACGACTTTACCGTCTTCGGCGGCTCGCTCGGCGAGGCGTTCGCCGAGAAGGTGTGTAAGGTGATGGACCGCGCCGTCGAGACCGGCGCACCGATCATCGGGCTCAACGACTCCGCCGGAGCCCGAATTCAAGAGGGGATCGACTCGCTCGCGGGCTACGCCGACATCTTCCACCGCAATCAGAAGGCTTCGGGGGTCGTCCCGCAGATCTCGGCGATCATGGGTCCCTGCGCGGGCGGTGCGGTCTACTCGCCCGCGATCACCGACTTCATCTACATGGTGCAGGAGACGAGCCACATGTTCATCACCGGCCCCGACGTGATCGAGACGGTCACCGGTGAGGAGGTCGGCTTCGAGGAGCTGGGCGGAGCTGGAACCCACACCGCCGACTCGGGCGTCGCGCACTTTTCGGCGGCCGACGAGAAGGAGGCGCTCGACGATATCCGATACCTCCTCTCGTATCTCCCCTCGAACAACGTCGAGGACCCGCCCCGCGTCGAACCGTGGGACGATCCGGATCGTCGCGACGACGAACTCGAGGAGATCGTCCCGGATCAGCCGCGAAAGCCCTACGACATCGTCGACGTCATCGACCGGATCGTCGATGAGGACTCCTTTTTCGAGGTCGCCGAGGCCTACGCCAGAAACCTCGTGACAGGGTTCGGCCGACTCGACGGTCGATCCGTCGGCATCGTCGCGAACCAACCGCGCGTCAACGCCGGCACACTCGACATCGACGCCTCGCTGAAGGGCGGGCGGTTCGTCCGCTTTTGCGACGCGTTCAACATCCCGATCGTCACGTTCGTCGATGTCCCTGGGTTCATGCCCGGCACCGACCAAGAGCACAACGGGATCATCAAACACGGCGCGAAGCTCCTGTACGCCTACAGCGAGGCCACGGTTCCGCTACTGACGGTCATCACCCGGAAGGCCTACGGCGGCGCGTACGACGTGATGGCGTCGAAGCACCTCGAAGCGGACGTCAACTACGCGTGGCCGACCGCCGAGATCGCGGTCATGGGGCCGAAGGGCGCTGTCAACGTCCTCTACCGCGACGAACTGGCCGACGCGGACGACGTGGAGGCCCGCCGCGAACAGCTCATCGACGAGTACCGAGACACCTTCGCGAACCCCTACACGGCCGCCGAGCGCGGCTTCGTCGACGACGTGCTCGAACCGAAGGACACCCGCCCGCGGCTGATCCACGATCTGGAGATGCTCGAATCGAAGCGCAAGGATCAGCCGGACAAGAAGCACGGGAACATCCCGCTGTGA